A segment of the Candidatus Bathyarchaeota archaeon genome:
TATTATGAGGAGTGTTAAGGTTTTACCCCAGCGTTTTGAGACCAGACGCCTGCTATCACTTAGGCTTTCAAAGGCTCCCCTATCCTCCAACATTATTACGGGTATTATGAGTGAGAACATCACGGCGAATATTACCCCTGGTACGATGAGGAGTATTAGTCCTATCCCTATCAACAGGTTCGCGGTGAAGCTTGCAGCTAATAGCCGAGGGGCCCTCCGTATAGCCCGCCCTGCGAGCTCCCTCGCCTTCAATGTTTCGCCCGCTAACAAAGTTGAGGAATACCCCACCGAGTATCCTTGAATCACCACTGTGAGGATCCAGCCCACCACCCCGATTACGATGATAACCTTCGAGAGGCTGAGGAGCCAGTCCAACAGGGCCCCCGACCCTGTGAAATCCATCATCGGGAAAGGGGGCAGCGTGGACAGGGCCCAATGGTTGAGGGCTGCAAATGCGGCTCCGAGGATCAGATATGGCGTGAAGAGGTTTACGAATCCGCGCCTATAGACCCTAAATGAATACTCTAAAACCTCCCAGAGGCTTAACTCTCCCCTGAACCTGATATTCCCGGGGATCATATTCGAAACCATCCAGGCGAACATCCCTTAAGGGGAGATCCCAAACCGGTTGGCTTTGCCGTCCGGGCGTCTATCCCTGATCGACCCATCCCCCCTTTGGATTGCCACCTCCAACTCCTTCTCTCCGTCCTCGACCCTTAGATCCTCTACCTTGCACACTTTAGCCACATAGCCTTTATGCCTCATCAACACCCCCCTCTTGAAGGGTTCCGAGGACTTCACCACAGCCGATGGAACCTGTTCCCTTAGGGAGATCCTCTCCTCAGCCTTAGCCCTCCTCAGGGTTGAAATGGCCTCTATCAGGATGTCCCCCTCCGCCTCAGCCTCCTCATCTATAAGCTCTTCCCTCGGGGTCGGCCAGCCCGTGAGATGTATGCTTACAGGGTCATCCTCAGCCTTCAACATCTGGTAGAGCGTCTCAGTTATGTACGGGCATATGGGCGCGAGCATCTTCAGTACCGCTGTGAGGACTCTCTTTAAGGTGTACTGGGCTGCCTTTCTACTCTCCACGGGGGATTCGCCGTA
Coding sequences within it:
- a CDS encoding zinc ribbon domain-containing protein; this encodes MIPGNIRFRGELSLWEVLEYSFRVYRRGFVNLFTPYLILGAAFAALNHWALSTLPPFPMMDFTGSGALLDWLLSLSKVIIVIGVVGWILTVVIQGYSVGYSSTLLAGETLKARELAGRAIRRAPRLLAASFTANLLIGIGLILLIVPGVIFAVMFSLIIPVIMLEDRGAFESLSDSRRLVSKRWGKTLTLLIILVAAISASEILGGMIAVAFEPMGYIISVVITAIVEPIYPVAVTCLYYSMKAKEAAREEPEMRPKPVPAKYCIECGEPLSPIAVYCPRCGTRQP